From one Agathobaculum sp. NTUH-O15-33 genomic stretch:
- the cls gene encoding cardiolipin synthase, translated as MRKLLGRFLGDRRVVGGLLVLIQLVIVMFGVGLLSEKWLWMPRALVVLSIIIVIWLVRKYDNPTYKISWIVIILTLPLFGGLFYLLWGNTPFNRARTQHKYEPQPPDFNEYMRHPATEALAADNPRHASRARYIQNLDGMPAWTNTEAHYFRVGEEMFESMCEELKKARRFIYMEYFIVEEGIMWDRVLSILSEKVREGVDIRLIYDDVGCIATLPTNYDRYLGTLGIRAVRFNRFIPTLNTYLNYRNHRKMMIIDGNVGYMGGINLADEYINEKVRFGHWKDTGILLRGEGTASMTSLFLQMWEYATGEPVPPLDAYLPTVKLPADGYVQPFADSPLDDLNISESVYLQIIHTAREYVYITTPYLVLDNEMITALTIAAQSGVDVRILTPGIPDKKLVYLITRSYYQQLHRAGVKIYEYTPGFLHAKCIVSDDDTAVVGTINMDFRSFFLHFECATCFYDSSVVHAVKEDVLETINKCRIVDDAWLRRVPWLRSIAASVLRLFAPLL; from the coding sequence ATGCGTAAATTGTTAGGCCGCTTTTTGGGCGACCGACGTGTTGTGGGAGGTTTGCTGGTCCTCATCCAGTTGGTCATCGTTATGTTCGGCGTAGGGCTGCTCAGCGAGAAATGGCTGTGGATGCCGCGCGCGCTCGTGGTCCTCAGTATTATTATAGTGATCTGGCTGGTGCGAAAATATGACAACCCTACGTATAAAATATCGTGGATCGTAATTATTTTGACGCTGCCGCTGTTTGGCGGCCTGTTTTATCTGCTGTGGGGCAACACACCGTTCAACCGCGCGCGCACCCAGCATAAGTACGAGCCCCAGCCGCCTGATTTTAATGAATACATGCGGCATCCGGCGACCGAGGCGCTGGCCGCGGACAATCCCCGCCACGCGTCCCGTGCGCGCTATATCCAGAATTTGGACGGCATGCCCGCTTGGACCAATACGGAAGCGCACTATTTCCGCGTGGGCGAAGAAATGTTCGAGTCCATGTGCGAGGAACTGAAAAAAGCCCGCCGCTTCATTTATATGGAGTACTTCATCGTGGAAGAGGGGATCATGTGGGATCGCGTCCTTTCGATCCTCAGCGAAAAGGTTCGCGAGGGCGTTGATATCCGCCTGATCTATGATGATGTGGGCTGTATCGCGACGCTGCCCACGAATTATGACCGCTATCTCGGCACGCTGGGCATCCGCGCCGTGCGGTTCAACCGCTTCATTCCGACGCTGAACACCTATTTAAATTACCGCAACCACCGAAAGATGATGATCATTGACGGCAACGTGGGATATATGGGTGGTATCAATCTGGCGGATGAATATATTAATGAAAAGGTGCGCTTCGGTCACTGGAAGGATACCGGCATCCTGCTGCGGGGCGAAGGCACCGCAAGCATGACCTCGCTCTTCCTTCAAATGTGGGAATACGCCACCGGCGAGCCTGTTCCGCCGCTCGACGCGTACCTGCCCACGGTCAAGCTGCCGGCGGACGGCTACGTGCAGCCCTTTGCCGATTCCCCGCTGGATGACTTAAACATCAGCGAATCGGTCTATTTGCAGATCATCCACACCGCGCGCGAGTATGTATATATCACCACGCCCTATCTGGTGCTGGATAACGAGATGATCACTGCGCTGACCATTGCGGCGCAGTCCGGCGTCGATGTGCGCATTCTCACGCCCGGCATCCCGGATAAAAAGCTGGTGTATCTGATCACGCGGTCGTACTATCAGCAGCTGCACCGCGCGGGCGTTAAGATCTACGAATATACGCCGGGCTTCCTACACGCCAAGTGCATTGTTTCGGACGACGATACCGCGGTGGTCGGCACGATAAATATGGATTTCCGTTCCTTCTTCCTGCATTTTGAGTGCGCCACCTGTTTCTACGACAGCTCCGTGGTGCATGCAGTCAAGGAGGATGTGCTCGA
- a CDS encoding DegV family protein, translating to MYPFVLVTDSTIDESASYFETHDIKCAPLSFTIDGRTIEEDCGQTVSFHQFYDLLRQGKKSVTSQAKLETFLQIFRDALNAGQDVLYIGFSSGLSGTFQAGCMARDELAPSYPDRKIVCVDTLSATGGEFLLLDRARELRDSGCTVEVTAEAIRQMRLHIIHLITVNDLEHLHRGGRLSKTTAVVGGLLGIKPIIWVNNEGRLGVGHKVRGRQKAIEYLGSRALREMTDKKQIVRICHGDCIEDAEALAAYLLEHGAVRSEIRYCGTVIGTHAGPGILAVFFIGGERRAE from the coding sequence ATGTATCCATTTGTTTTGGTGACCGACTCCACGATCGACGAATCCGCCTCATATTTTGAAACGCACGATATCAAATGTGCGCCGCTCTCCTTTACCATTGACGGACGCACCATTGAGGAGGATTGCGGACAGACCGTGTCCTTCCACCAGTTTTACGATCTGCTGCGGCAGGGCAAAAAGTCCGTCACTTCGCAAGCCAAGCTGGAAACCTTTTTGCAGATTTTCCGCGATGCGCTGAACGCCGGGCAGGACGTGCTGTATATCGGCTTTTCCTCCGGCCTTTCCGGTACGTTTCAGGCTGGCTGCATGGCGCGGGACGAGCTCGCCCCCTCCTATCCCGATCGCAAGATCGTCTGTGTGGACACGCTCTCCGCCACCGGCGGCGAGTTTTTGCTGCTTGACCGCGCGCGAGAGCTGCGCGACAGCGGCTGCACCGTGGAGGTGACCGCCGAAGCCATCCGCCAAATGCGCCTACACATCATCCACCTGATTACGGTAAACGATCTGGAGCATCTGCACCGCGGCGGCCGCCTTTCCAAAACGACCGCGGTGGTCGGCGGACTGCTCGGCATCAAGCCGATCATTTGGGTCAATAACGAAGGCAGGCTGGGCGTCGGCCACAAGGTACGCGGGCGTCAAAAAGCGATTGAATACCTCGGCAGCCGCGCGCTGCGCGAAATGACGGACAAAAAGCAGATCGTCCGCATCTGCCACGGCGATTGTATAGAGGATGCCGAGGCGCTTGCCGCCTATCTGCTCGAGCATGGCGCCGTTCGGTCGGAGATCCGCTATTGCGGCACCGTGATTGGCACGCATGCCGGTCCGGGCATCCTTGCGGTCTTCTTTATCGGCGGCGAGCGCAGGGCGGAGTAA
- a CDS encoding M24 family metallopeptidase, translating into MPHTPVPAQELTSRLTRLRAEMHRHHPDWHMIILDNKIDLYYFTGTMQEGALVVTPDEAVLFVRRSFDCAKRDSLFADIRPMGGFRALREAFPQVPETVFFSTRTMTLQKLSMLQKHLPFTSYLSADHVLSALRAEKSEYERACMRKSGEIHAHVIETLAPALLREGVSEARLCGEICTALLEQGGMGISRFNQPAAEDVLGVCSFGENGLREAALDSPSGTVGTSIAMKSIGSSERRLQNGEPILLDIPCGFRGYHTDKSISFFFGRLADHPQGDLIRAAHEHCVFLEYEIASMLTAGAAPAEIYEKVLAIVDPRFREGFMNGAKFLGHSIGLTMDETPVLAPGFTTPLAAGMTIAVEPKIALPGIGLIGTENTYEVVSHGPAPSLSGACQTLFEISG; encoded by the coding sequence ATGCCCCATACCCCGGTCCCGGCTCAGGAACTTACCAGCCGGCTCACCCGTCTGCGTGCTGAAATGCACCGCCACCATCCGGATTGGCACATGATCATTCTGGACAATAAGATCGATCTTTATTACTTTACCGGCACCATGCAGGAGGGCGCGCTCGTCGTCACCCCCGACGAAGCCGTGCTGTTCGTCCGCCGCTCCTTCGACTGCGCGAAGCGCGATTCGCTCTTCGCGGATATCCGGCCCATGGGCGGATTCCGCGCGCTGCGCGAAGCATTTCCGCAGGTGCCCGAAACCGTATTTTTCTCCACCCGCACCATGACGCTGCAAAAGCTTTCCATGCTGCAAAAGCACCTGCCGTTTACCTCCTATCTCTCGGCCGACCATGTGCTTTCCGCCCTGCGCGCGGAAAAGAGCGAATACGAACGCGCCTGTATGCGAAAATCAGGCGAGATCCACGCGCATGTGATCGAAACGCTCGCCCCCGCTCTGCTGCGCGAGGGTGTGAGCGAGGCGCGGCTCTGCGGCGAGATCTGCACCGCGCTGCTGGAACAAGGCGGCATGGGCATTTCGCGCTTCAACCAGCCCGCGGCGGAGGATGTGCTCGGCGTGTGCAGCTTTGGGGAAAACGGTTTGCGCGAGGCCGCGCTTGATTCTCCGAGCGGCACGGTCGGCACCTCGATCGCCATGAAATCCATCGGTTCGTCCGAGCGGCGCCTGCAAAACGGCGAACCCATCCTGCTCGATATCCCCTGCGGTTTTCGAGGCTACCACACGGATAAAAGCATTTCCTTCTTCTTCGGCCGCCTTGCCGATCATCCGCAGGGCGATCTGATCCGCGCGGCGCACGAGCACTGCGTCTTTTTGGAATACGAGATCGCCTCTATGCTGACGGCGGGCGCGGCGCCCGCTGAGATTTATGAAAAGGTGCTCGCCATCGTCGATCCCCGCTTCCGCGAGGGCTTCATGAACGGCGCTAAATTCCTTGGCCATTCCATCGGGCTGACGATGGATGAAACGCCCGTGCTCGCCCCCGGCTTTACCACACCGCTCGCGGCCGGCATGACGATCGCGGTGGAACCCAAGATCGCGCTCCCCGGCATCGGCCTGATCGGCACGGAAAACACTTATGAAGTCGTCAGTCATGGCCCCGCGCCGTCACTGTCCGGCGCGTGCCAAACGCTATTTGAAATCAGCGGCTGA